A single window of Candidatus Marsarchaeota archaeon DNA harbors:
- the tmk gene encoding dTMP kinase: MVLIVIEGIDGAGKSTQAALLAKRLHSLGYEAIGAREPTDGPVGIFLRNALSGSIKLNLLTMQLLFVADRNEDIAALSGSIARKVVILDRYYYSTIAYGSIEGIDKRYLETLNSIFPRPDKTFMLEISPREALERLSKSRHTPEVLENRRALEAAAKAYKGFSGPEIERIDASAAPELISNMLLSKTLDMLKSAGVRRKRLNSD; the protein is encoded by the coding sequence ATGGTGCTTATTGTAATAGAGGGCATTGATGGCGCTGGCAAGAGCACGCAGGCAGCGCTGCTTGCCAAACGCCTGCACAGCCTTGGATATGAAGCTATTGGCGCTAGGGAGCCAACTGACGGCCCTGTCGGGATCTTTCTTAGGAATGCACTTTCAGGCAGCATAAAGCTGAACCTGCTTACAATGCAGTTGCTTTTTGTTGCTGACAGGAACGAAGACATTGCTGCGCTTTCAGGCAGCATAGCGCGCAAGGTCGTCATACTGGACAGGTATTATTATTCGACAATAGCCTACGGCTCCATCGAGGGGATAGACAAACGCTATTTGGAGACCTTAAACTCAATATTCCCCAGGCCGGACAAGACATTCATGCTGGAGATAAGTCCAAGGGAAGCTTTGGAAAGGCTTTCGAAAAGCAGGCATACGCCAGAAGTTCTGGAGAACCGCAGGGCACTTGAAGCTGCAGCCAAGGCGTACAAAGGCTTTTCCGGTCCTGAAATCGAGCGCATAGACGCATCGGCTGCGCCAGAGCTTATATCAAATATGCTGCTTTCGAAAACGCTTGACATGCTTAAGAGCGCAGGCGTAAGGCGAAAAAGGCTAAACAGTGACTGA